Proteins encoded within one genomic window of Acidovorax sp. 107:
- a CDS encoding DUF1501 domain-containing protein translates to MHLLQPELHTRRTFLRRSTQLGLAGTALPFALNLAAMGEAAAFTATDYKALVCVFLYGGNDYANTVITYDDDSYNRYSTIRGGGAGQSAGGIALAKAALAPTLLTPTTPLPGGRQYALHPAMTGLAGLFNNGKAAVQLNVGPLVVPLTRAQYNSADRATYPVPPKLFSHNDQQSVWQSSSPEGSTVGWGGNIGDLALSSNGNSLFTCISVTGNAVFLSGDSALQYQVSTNGAVAINGVKNRVYGSSAVQSALASLIQQPRTQTLENEYNRVTTRAVTAESQITNGLAGVTLSTTFPNNNSLANQLKMVARLIGARSTLGSKRQVFMVSLGGFDLHDNLIAQQPGLLQRVSEAMTAFYNATVELGVADKVTAFTASDFGRTLSSNGDGSDHGWGSHHLMVGGAVKGKAFYGSAPPVSITNTAAPEDQWHVGQGRLLPSTSVDQYAATLAKWFGVADNEMAGVLPNITHFGAAAGRPDYPVDLGFL, encoded by the coding sequence ATGCACCTGCTTCAACCCGAACTCCACACCCGCCGCACGTTCCTGCGCCGCTCCACCCAGCTGGGGCTTGCGGGCACAGCCCTGCCCTTTGCCCTCAACCTGGCCGCCATGGGCGAGGCGGCCGCCTTCACCGCCACCGACTACAAGGCACTGGTCTGCGTGTTTCTGTATGGCGGCAACGACTATGCCAACACCGTCATCACCTACGACGACGACAGCTACAACCGCTACAGCACCATCCGGGGCGGCGGCGCAGGCCAGTCGGCAGGCGGCATTGCACTGGCCAAGGCAGCACTGGCCCCCACGCTGCTGACCCCCACCACGCCCCTGCCGGGCGGCCGCCAGTACGCGCTGCACCCGGCCATGACAGGGCTGGCCGGCCTGTTCAACAACGGCAAGGCCGCCGTGCAGCTCAACGTCGGCCCGCTGGTGGTGCCGCTGACCCGCGCGCAGTACAACAGTGCCGACCGCGCCACCTACCCCGTGCCTCCCAAGCTGTTCTCGCACAACGACCAGCAGTCGGTGTGGCAGTCGTCCTCGCCCGAGGGCTCCACCGTGGGCTGGGGCGGCAACATCGGCGACCTGGCGCTGTCGTCCAACGGCAACTCGCTGTTCACCTGCATCTCTGTCACGGGCAATGCGGTGTTCCTGTCGGGCGACTCGGCCCTGCAGTACCAGGTCAGCACCAATGGGGCCGTGGCCATCAATGGTGTGAAGAACCGGGTGTACGGGTCATCGGCTGTGCAAAGCGCGCTCGCGTCGCTCATCCAGCAGCCGCGCACGCAGACGCTGGAGAACGAATACAACCGCGTGACCACCCGGGCCGTGACGGCAGAAAGCCAGATCACCAACGGGCTCGCGGGCGTGACGTTGTCCACGACCTTTCCCAACAACAACTCGCTGGCCAACCAGCTCAAGATGGTGGCGCGCCTGATTGGTGCGCGCAGCACCCTGGGCAGCAAGCGACAGGTGTTCATGGTGTCGCTGGGCGGCTTTGACCTGCACGACAACCTCATTGCGCAGCAGCCCGGCTTGCTGCAACGGGTGAGCGAAGCCATGACCGCGTTCTACAACGCCACGGTGGAGCTGGGCGTGGCCGACAAGGTCACGGCGTTCACCGCCTCCGACTTTGGCCGCACGCTCAGCTCCAACGGCGACGGCTCGGACCACGGCTGGGGCAGCCACCACCTCATGGTGGGCGGCGCGGTCAAAGGGAAGGCGTTCTACGGCAGCGCGCCGCCGGTCAGCATCACCAACACAGCCGCCCCCGAAGACCAGTGGCATGTGGGCCAGGGTCGCCTGCTGCCGT
- a CDS encoding DUF1800 family protein — MTHPYPETLTTAVAEAPEGQPLSPEHATTGGLAHAPLLTALLASSALAACGGGGGDSAPGAGTPGTPAPSTPSLGDYAHPSATTDNEAARFLLQAQFSASTAEIAALRATTYAGWLDSQFSAGPSQGGWDWLNQRGYADVSNDTAYYDNSYPADYMIWYQLMKSPDGLRKRVALALSEICVVSTNGVDINWRCHAMAWYWDQLVNNAFGNYRSVLENVTLNAAMGYYLNTRGNQKENAATGRQPDENYAREVMQLMSIGLVELNSDGTPKKDGAGKPVDSYTMNDVTNLARVFTGYDYDQSQNVPITVPGTTRVVPNTTYTRLPMALNASRHSTLAATFLGTTIPANTPGAAALKTALDTLFNHPNVGPFIGKQLIQRLVTSNPSPGYVARVAAAFNNNGAGVRGDLRAVVKAILLDDEARSPAGLTQPAFGKLREPMLRLVQWGRTFGINSAQGSWKIGDLSDLGSRLGQSPLRSPSVFNFFRPGYVPPSTALATSGAVAPEFQLVNESSVGGYLNYMQGVIRNGIYVNAPELPNNASTSNNGYDIKASYTNELAIAADADALVARINLLMCAGQLSAATVKLIADALKATPVTTASTDAVKLDRVAAAVFLVMASAEYLVQK, encoded by the coding sequence ATGACCCATCCATACCCGGAGACTCTGACCACCGCGGTGGCAGAGGCACCCGAGGGCCAGCCCCTCTCCCCAGAACATGCGACGACGGGCGGCCTGGCCCATGCGCCCCTGCTGACCGCACTCTTGGCGTCCAGCGCCCTGGCCGCCTGCGGTGGGGGCGGTGGCGACAGCGCGCCGGGTGCGGGAACCCCCGGCACACCCGCGCCCTCCACCCCCTCGCTCGGCGACTACGCCCATCCCTCTGCCACGACGGACAACGAGGCCGCCCGCTTTCTGCTGCAGGCCCAGTTCTCGGCATCGACGGCCGAGATCGCGGCCCTGCGCGCCACCACCTATGCCGGCTGGCTGGACAGTCAGTTCAGCGCAGGCCCCAGCCAGGGCGGCTGGGACTGGTTGAACCAGCGCGGCTACGCGGACGTCAGCAACGACACGGCTTACTACGACAACTCCTACCCTGCCGACTACATGATCTGGTATCAGCTCATGAAGTCGCCCGATGGCCTGCGCAAGCGGGTGGCGCTCGCGCTGTCTGAGATCTGTGTGGTGTCCACCAATGGCGTGGACATCAATTGGCGCTGCCATGCCATGGCGTGGTACTGGGACCAACTGGTGAACAACGCGTTTGGCAACTACCGCTCGGTGCTGGAGAACGTGACGCTCAACGCTGCCATGGGCTACTACCTCAACACCCGGGGCAACCAGAAGGAAAACGCCGCCACGGGCCGCCAGCCGGACGAGAACTACGCCCGCGAGGTGATGCAGCTCATGTCCATCGGGCTGGTGGAGCTGAACTCCGACGGAACTCCCAAAAAGGACGGCGCCGGCAAGCCCGTAGACAGCTACACCATGAACGACGTGACCAACCTGGCGCGCGTGTTCACCGGCTACGACTACGACCAGTCGCAGAACGTCCCGATCACCGTGCCCGGCACGACGCGCGTGGTGCCTAACACCACCTACACGCGCCTCCCCATGGCGCTCAATGCGTCACGCCACTCCACGCTGGCCGCGACGTTTCTGGGCACCACCATCCCCGCCAACACACCGGGCGCTGCGGCGCTCAAGACCGCGCTGGACACGCTTTTCAATCACCCCAATGTGGGTCCCTTCATCGGCAAGCAGCTCATCCAGCGGCTGGTCACCAGCAACCCTTCGCCCGGCTATGTGGCGCGCGTGGCGGCCGCCTTCAACAACAACGGCGCGGGAGTGCGCGGCGACCTGCGCGCTGTGGTCAAGGCCATCTTGCTGGACGACGAGGCACGTTCACCCGCAGGGCTCACCCAGCCGGCCTTTGGCAAGCTGCGTGAGCCCATGCTGCGCCTGGTGCAATGGGGCCGCACCTTTGGCATCAACTCGGCGCAGGGCAGCTGGAAGATTGGCGACCTGAGCGATCTGGGCTCGCGGCTGGGCCAGAGCCCGCTGCGCTCCCCTTCCGTGTTCAATTTCTTCCGGCCTGGCTATGTGCCGCCGTCCACGGCATTGGCCACTTCAGGCGCTGTGGCCCCCGAGTTCCAGCTGGTCAACGAAAGCAGCGTGGGGGGCTACCTCAACTACATGCAGGGCGTGATCCGCAACGGCATCTACGTGAATGCCCCCGAGCTGCCCAACAATGCCAGCACCTCCAACAACGGGTACGACATCAAGGCCAGCTACACGAACGAGCTGGCCATCGCGGCCGACGCTGATGCGCTGGTGGCCCGCATCAACCTGCTGATGTGCGCAGGCCAGCTGTCAGCCGCCACCGTCAAGCTCATTGCGGATGCACTGAAGGCGACGCCCGTCACCACCGCCAGCACCGACGCAGTCAAGCTCGACCGCGTGGCGGCCGCCGTCTTCCTGGTCATGGCTTCGGCCGAATACCTCGTTCAAAAGTAA
- a CDS encoding CsbD family protein produces the protein MNEDTIKGNWKQFKGKMTEQWGKLTNDDFDVIDGKREQFLGKLQERQGIARDVAEKQLKEWQSRHPDFRFND, from the coding sequence ATGAATGAAGACACCATCAAGGGCAACTGGAAGCAGTTCAAGGGCAAGATGACCGAGCAGTGGGGCAAGCTCACGAACGACGACTTCGATGTCATCGACGGCAAGCGCGAACAGTTCCTGGGCAAGCTGCAAGAGCGCCAGGGCATCGCCCGCGACGTCGCCGAAAAGCAGCTCAAGGAATGGCAAAGCCGCCATCCTGATTTCCGCTTCAACGACTGA